DNA from Stutzerimonas decontaminans:
CACGGATACCGCTGTCCTCGACGCTGAAGATCAGGGTGAACACGCGGAAACAGGCATATACGCCGACCTTCGTCAGCAGCCCGGCGAAGATCGCCGAAACCGTGATCGAGGCCGTGTGATACGACGCCGGCAGCCAGAAGAACAACGGGAAATAGCCGGCCTTGATGCCGAAGCCACAGAGCAGCAGCAGCGCCGACAGCGTCAGGTTGATCGACGGTTCGGTCTCGGGCAGCACCCGGGCGAGATCCGCCATGTTCAGCGTTCCGGTCGCGCCGTAGAGCAGTGCAACCCCGGTCAGAAACAGCAGCGTGGAGAACAGGTTGAGCACTGCATAGCGCACCGTCGCATCGAGCCGGGCGCGATTGCGGCCGATCGACAGCAGGCCCATCGCGGTGATCAGCATCACCTCAAACCAGACGTACAGGTTGAAGATATCGCCGGTGAGGAAGGCACCGTTTACGCCGGCCAGCATGCCCAGCATCAATGGATAGAAGCCTGCCTGTTCCTCGCGGCGGCGAATATCGGCCAGGCCGAAGGTCATCACCGCGGCGGCAAGGATGCCGGTAATGGCCGCCATGGCTGCGGACAGTGCATCGGCGACGAATACCACGCCGAAGGGAGCATCCCAGCCGCCAAAGCGAATCGCCAGCACGCCCTGCTGGTAAACCGCAGCGAGCAGCAGTAGCGAAGATACTAACAGCAGAGTTATGCACAGGCCGGTGACCAGTCGTTGCGCGCGGCGATGTTTCGACAGGCAGGTCGCCAGACCCGCACCGAGAATCGGCAGCAGTACCGGCCAGAGCGGCGCATGCAGGATCAGGAATTCGGTCACGGGCGATCCTTAGTGGCCGGGAATGGCGAACCCAGGCGCTCGGCTGCATCGATATCGCGCGTATCGACGCTGCCCGCGCTGCGGTAGGTCTGCAATGCCAGGGCAGCGAAGAACGCGGTCAGTGAAAAGCCAATGACGATTGCGGTGAGAACCAGCGCCTGGGGCAGCGGGTTGGCGGCATCGGCGGCCAGGCTGGTCTCGCCGGCGCGGATGACGGCGGGGACGTTCGTAACGATCCGCCCGGAGAGGAAGATCACCAGATTGATCGCCGCCGAGAGCATGGTCACGCCCAGCAGGATCCGCACGATATGGCGGGAAAGGATCAGGTACAGGCTGCAGCCAGCAACGATGGCGATGGCGAATGCAAAGAGCAGATGCATATCAGAGGCCCTCGTAGAAACGCAGGATCAGAGAAAGGATGCCGCCCAGCACGACCAGGTAGACGCCGATATCGAACAGCAGGGTGGTGCCGATATGGACGCTGCCGAGAATTGCCCACTGGTGGGCCAGGAACGAGTCGTCCAGCCAGAGGCCTGGCAGCCCGCCAAGCAGCGCAGCGAGGACGCCGCAACCGATCACTGTCATCGGTTCGAAGCGCAGCGTGGCGCGGGCCACGTCCACGCCACGGGCAAGCGCCAGCGTCGCGAATCCGGCCGCTGCGATCAGCCCGCCGACGAATCCGCCACCCGGCTCGTTGTGCCCGCGGTAGAGCACGTACAGCGACACCGCCAGCATCAGGCCGAAGAGAATCCGCGAGAAGGCGGCGAAGATCAGAGAATTCATGGCGCGGCCCTCCTGCGAGGCATAACGCGCAGCAGCCCCCACACGCTCATCGCGGCGAAGGCCACCACGATCACCTCACCCAACGTGTCGATGGCGCGGTAGTCCACCAGCACCACATTCACCACGTTGCGACCATGGGCCTCGAGATAGCTGGTCGCCGCATAGAACTCGGAGATCCGTCCATCCAGGGGCAATGCCACCGTGGCGGCCAATGCGACGAAGACCACCAGCGCGAAACCGGCCGAGAGCAGGATGTCCAGGCGCTTTTCCCGCGGCTCGCGGGTCGATGCAGCGCGCTCAGGCACCCGCAGCAGCAGCGCGACCAGAATCAGCACCATCAGCACTTCGACCGAGAACTGGGTGAGCGCAACGTCTGGCGCGCCATTGAGCAGGAAGATCAGCGCCGAGCCGAACCCCACCACGCCAACCGCGATCATGGCGCGCAGTAGCGATGGGGTGCGCGTCGCGGCAAAGGCACCCAGGCACATCAGCAGCAGCACGATGATCGAGGGCGCATCGAAGCGCCCGCCGGTCATGGCGATTAGCGGACGCGTTCCGCTGGCCAGCACGCCATAGCCGATGATCAGCAGCACCGCTGCCGCGACCGTGGAGGTGTAGCGGTGCTGATCACCGTTCTGCAGAAACCGGGTGCAGCGTTCGGCCAGGCGCAGGAGGCCGGCGAATGCGGCGTTGAAGCCGAAATCGCCAAGCACCCGG
Protein-coding regions in this window:
- a CDS encoding proton-conducting transporter transmembrane domain-containing protein, coding for MTEFLILHAPLWPVLLPILGAGLATCLSKHRRAQRLVTGLCITLLLVSSLLLLAAVYQQGVLAIRFGGWDAPFGVVFVADALSAAMAAITGILAAAVMTFGLADIRRREEQAGFYPLMLGMLAGVNGAFLTGDIFNLYVWFEVMLITAMGLLSIGRNRARLDATVRYAVLNLFSTLLFLTGVALLYGATGTLNMADLARVLPETEPSINLTLSALLLLCGFGIKAGYFPLFFWLPASYHTASITVSAIFAGLLTKVGVYACFRVFTLIFSVEDSGIREIVAVLAAGTMLFGVFGAAVQWDVRRILSFHIVSQIGYMLLGLAISTQAALAGAIFYIIHHIIVKANLFLLAGAIHRASGTFDLRKSGGLMYRNPLLAALFLVPALSLAGLPPLSGFWAKFLVIDASFRAGEHWLAGLALFVGLLTLYSMSKIWMEAFWKKPVLPRAEARRIPLPMLLAIASLGALTLVIGFMPQPLILFSQTAAAALLEPSAYLSAVLPANPILEPRP
- a CDS encoding NADH-quinone oxidoreductase subunit K, which codes for MHLLFAFAIAIVAGCSLYLILSRHIVRILLGVTMLSAAINLVIFLSGRIVTNVPAVIRAGETSLAADAANPLPQALVLTAIVIGFSLTAFFAALALQTYRSAGSVDTRDIDAAERLGSPFPATKDRP
- a CDS encoding MnhB domain-containing protein gives rise to the protein MNSLIFAAFSRILFGLMLAVSLYVLYRGHNEPGGGFVGGLIAAAGFATLALARGVDVARATLRFEPMTVIGCGVLAALLGGLPGLWLDDSFLAHQWAILGSVHIGTTLLFDIGVYLVVLGGILSLILRFYEGL